In Mucilaginibacter celer, one DNA window encodes the following:
- a CDS encoding mannan-binding protein encodes MSTFKVNVPAGPIWNQQDAAVKAPVVAAAHQGKWTGQWSTVVPSQMSVVEVELNVQNTGSNEFKTNVLAGPIWSNDEAQSVGAAIAASYGATFTGQWSTIVEGVMSVVEIKYTF; translated from the coding sequence ATGTCAACCTTTAAAGTTAATGTACCTGCAGGCCCAATCTGGAACCAACAGGATGCCGCAGTAAAAGCACCTGTTGTTGCAGCCGCTCACCAGGGTAAATGGACAGGCCAATGGAGCACTGTAGTGCCAAGCCAAATGAGTGTTGTTGAAGTTGAACTGAATGTTCAGAATACCGGCAGCAACGAGTTTAAAACAAACGTTTTGGCCGGCCCTATCTGGAGTAATGACGAAGCCCAGAGCGTGGGTGCAGCCATTGCCGCATCATACGGCGCTACTTTCACCGGTCAATGGAGTACCATTGTTGAAGGAGTAATGAGCGTGGTTGAAATAAAATATACCTTTTAA
- a CDS encoding 3' terminal RNA ribose 2'-O-methyltransferase Hen1, with translation MLLTITTTHIPADDLSFLLHKHPGRIQQVELSAGKAHIFYPEVNARLCTAALLLDLDPVGLVRNAGPKGNDFALEQYVNDRPYVCSSFMSAAIAKAYSSALNGRCKDKPELVDVAMPFVVKLSVLPVRGGEQLLKTLFEPLGYAITATQHPLDPAFPDWGMSRYFTVELSNTITLQQLLSHLYVLIPVCDNDKHYWIARDEIEKLLDKGKAWLETHTAQELIVRRYLKNQRALANKAFEVLVSKDETEEDADEKTVTEDTLAVLIEPKPRIHDLRLLAARDELLAAGAKRVADLGCGEGKLMKLLMAEKQFEFLLGMDVSYRSLEIAQERLKLDRLPEKQRERVQLIQGSLTYRDKRLEGFDGAALVEVIEHLDQPRLAALELSVFEYARPEVVVVTTPNAEYNVKFENLEGGKMRHADHRFEWTRKQFEAWATDVALKHNYDVIFKPIGESDPEVGALSQMAVFGLRVKGTEQFNLNSEIKNVDQ, from the coding sequence ATGTTACTCACTATAACCACAACGCATATCCCGGCAGATGATCTGAGCTTTTTGCTGCATAAGCATCCGGGCAGGATCCAACAGGTGGAGCTATCGGCCGGTAAGGCACATATCTTTTATCCCGAAGTGAACGCGCGGCTATGCACTGCGGCCCTGCTGCTCGATCTCGACCCGGTAGGTTTGGTAAGGAACGCCGGCCCTAAAGGCAATGATTTCGCCCTCGAACAATATGTGAATGATCGCCCGTATGTATGCAGCTCGTTCATGAGCGCGGCTATTGCCAAAGCCTATTCATCGGCACTAAATGGTCGTTGTAAAGACAAGCCCGAACTGGTTGACGTTGCCATGCCTTTTGTGGTAAAACTTTCGGTACTGCCCGTGCGTGGCGGCGAACAATTGCTTAAAACGCTGTTCGAGCCATTGGGCTACGCCATCACCGCAACGCAGCACCCACTCGACCCGGCTTTTCCTGATTGGGGCATGAGCCGTTATTTTACTGTCGAACTAAGCAATACCATCACCCTGCAACAACTGCTATCACATTTATATGTACTGATCCCGGTTTGTGATAACGATAAGCATTACTGGATTGCCAGAGATGAGATCGAAAAACTGCTTGATAAGGGGAAAGCCTGGCTCGAAACGCATACGGCTCAGGAGCTTATTGTACGCCGTTATTTAAAAAACCAACGCGCGCTGGCTAATAAAGCTTTTGAGGTTTTGGTAAGCAAGGACGAAACAGAAGAGGATGCCGATGAAAAAACGGTAACCGAAGATACCCTTGCGGTGCTCATCGAACCCAAACCCCGCATCCATGACCTGCGCCTGCTGGCTGCACGCGATGAACTTTTAGCCGCCGGGGCAAAGCGCGTAGCCGACCTGGGCTGCGGCGAAGGCAAGCTCATGAAGCTGCTGATGGCCGAAAAACAATTTGAGTTTTTACTGGGGATGGATGTGAGCTACCGCTCGCTGGAGATTGCTCAGGAACGTTTAAAATTGGATCGCCTGCCCGAAAAACAGCGCGAACGCGTACAACTGATCCAGGGATCGCTTACTTACCGCGATAAGCGGCTGGAAGGTTTTGACGGCGCCGCGCTGGTTGAAGTAATTGAGCACCTCGACCAACCAAGGCTTGCAGCCCTTGAACTATCGGTTTTTGAATATGCCCGGCCCGAAGTAGTGGTTGTTACCACGCCCAATGCCGAGTACAACGTAAAGTTTGAAAACCTGGAAGGCGGAAAAATGCGCCACGCCGACCACCGTTTTGAGTGGACGCGCAAACAGTTTGAAGCATGGGCAACAGATGTAGCCTTAAAGCACAATTATGATGTAATATTTAAACCGATAGGTGAATCGGACCCGGAAGTTGGCGCTTTAAGCCAGATGGCGGTGTTTGGCCTCCGCGTAAAAGGCACCGAACAGTTTAATTTAAATTCAGAGATCAAAAATGTCGACCAATAA
- a CDS encoding aldo/keto reductase yields the protein MACSSSKCIFKRQSKISPAQVALAWLLAQKPWIAPIPGTTKLHRLEENLAAVDLELTADDLAQIEEAAAKITITGDRYPAQMQKMVNR from the coding sequence ATGGCGTGTTCCAGCTCGAAATGTATTTTCAAAAGGCAATCTAAAATAAGCCCCGCACAGGTTGCATTAGCCTGGCTGCTTGCACAAAAGCCATGGATAGCGCCTATCCCGGGTACAACCAAACTTCATCGTTTAGAAGAAAACCTGGCAGCTGTTGATCTGGAACTTACCGCTGATGATTTGGCTCAGATTGAAGAAGCTGCAGCTAAAATCACCATTACCGGTGATCGCTATCCGGCGCAGATGCAGAAAATGGTAAACAGGTAA
- a CDS encoding outer membrane beta-barrel protein has translation MAGKTTDEIIVGDIVYDKYGTWRLNYIQVPVNFIYHFKVQGGKLFIGAGPYISKPLSGRFTTPPDHPSPASSQFSATDPDIDAKFGSEPGKNFKAFDSGINALAGFEFSNGIIINAVYNAGLSNIQTDKYLYDSTKTRSLGISLGYKF, from the coding sequence ATAGCAGGTAAAACTACCGACGAGATAATAGTTGGCGACATTGTTTATGATAAGTATGGCACATGGCGGTTAAATTATATCCAGGTACCTGTTAATTTTATTTATCACTTCAAGGTACAGGGCGGTAAGCTTTTTATTGGTGCCGGGCCTTATATTTCAAAACCTTTATCGGGGCGTTTCACAACTCCTCCTGATCACCCCTCACCTGCATCTTCACAATTCTCAGCAACCGATCCTGATATCGATGCCAAATTTGGTTCGGAACCGGGCAAAAATTTCAAAGCCTTTGATTCCGGCATTAACGCCCTGGCCGGGTTTGAATTTAGCAATGGCATAATCATCAACGCGGTTTACAACGCGGGGCTTTCCAATATCCAAACAGATAAATATTTGTACGACAGCACCAAAACACGCAGTTTGGGAATCTCGCTGGGGTATAAATTTTAA
- a CDS encoding TonB-dependent receptor translates to MQFVFTPIHKVLYASKHALHSVKTTLLLTLSAVLFFSLNATAQSTNGTIKGTVKTSDGNPAEFVNIVLTDTKLGATAGQTGHFTIKNVPAGTYTIVASYIGLQTQTKTVTVTAGETATVNFVLTEGAKDLQEVYVKSAKHNKFLKKETEDVARLPLKNLENPQVYSVVTSELMKEQVVTCYVDGFKNIPGTGVPLVYNNGRTTLLSRGFVTGNFIRNSVAGYNFNSIDPADIEKIEAIKGPTGTLYNSSLASFGGLFNRVTKQPNEWAKTEIAYQTGSFDLNRLTADINQPLNKERTILFRVNAALHNEHSFQDAGFNRGFFVAPSLTYHVSDRLTVDIDAEIGNSNATSAYRLAPDAKGKTYNVKDLGIDYKRSFANNGVDYLSRQIDLYSLVNYKISESWKSQTMFNKTFSTTKGMVTAFTLVDSTKQIKRQVTQEDYPYYITNVQQNFIGDFKIGHFRNRIVAGVEYYNQKSNNTNVTVNTPAINYLDPGAAYNSFTADKVSTLVNAAAPKAGDYVQNNQSSYAAYVSDVFNITDRLNAMASIRLDRFVNKGAYTPADGKTTGNFSQTAWSPKFGLVYQVAKDQISLFGNYMNGLNNVTGSSFDNTPFKPQYANQWEAGIKIDAWDHKISSTLSYYDISVTNTTMVDPDHPAFNIQAGTQLSKGFEAELIANPVSGFNIIAGFAYNNSKITKGDASVEGLRPANAGPARLANLWMSYRITHGAVQGLGFGVGGNYGSDSYQTNTKTFKFTIPSYTTVDATVFYDQPKYRIGFKLDNLTNEKYWSFRLAPQNPTRGTLSMSVKF, encoded by the coding sequence ATGCAATTTGTATTTACCCCTATTCACAAGGTACTCTACGCCTCAAAACATGCGCTCCACAGCGTCAAAACAACATTACTTTTAACACTATCGGCCGTTTTGTTTTTTAGCCTCAATGCCACCGCCCAAAGCACCAACGGCACCATCAAAGGCACAGTAAAAACATCCGACGGTAACCCCGCCGAGTTTGTAAACATTGTTTTAACCGATACCAAACTGGGTGCTACTGCAGGCCAAACCGGGCACTTCACTATTAAAAATGTTCCGGCTGGTACGTATACCATTGTGGCCAGTTATATCGGCCTGCAAACGCAAACCAAAACGGTAACCGTTACAGCCGGCGAAACCGCCACCGTTAACTTTGTTTTAACCGAGGGCGCTAAAGATTTGCAGGAGGTTTACGTTAAAAGCGCCAAACACAATAAATTTCTGAAAAAAGAAACCGAAGATGTTGCCCGCCTTCCGCTTAAAAACCTCGAGAACCCGCAGGTTTACAGCGTGGTAACCAGCGAGCTGATGAAAGAGCAGGTAGTAACCTGCTATGTAGATGGCTTTAAAAATATCCCCGGTACAGGCGTACCGTTGGTTTATAATAACGGGCGTACAACCCTGCTGTCGCGCGGTTTTGTTACCGGCAACTTTATCCGCAACAGCGTGGCAGGTTATAATTTTAACAGCATCGATCCGGCAGATATTGAGAAGATAGAGGCTATAAAAGGCCCTACCGGTACGCTTTACAACAGCAGTCTGGCTTCATTTGGCGGTTTGTTTAACCGTGTTACCAAACAACCAAATGAGTGGGCCAAAACCGAAATTGCCTACCAAACCGGTAGTTTTGATCTTAACCGCCTCACTGCCGATATTAACCAGCCCTTAAACAAAGAGCGCACCATACTATTCCGTGTTAATGCGGCATTGCATAATGAACACAGCTTTCAGGATGCGGGTTTTAACCGCGGCTTTTTTGTAGCACCAAGCCTTACCTATCATGTTAGCGACCGGCTTACTGTTGATATCGATGCCGAGATCGGTAACTCGAATGCTACATCGGCCTATCGTCTTGCCCCGGATGCCAAAGGAAAAACTTACAATGTAAAAGACCTGGGGATTGATTATAAGCGCTCGTTTGCCAATAATGGCGTTGATTACCTGAGCAGGCAGATAGACCTTTACTCGTTGGTAAACTACAAGATCTCTGAAAGCTGGAAATCACAAACCATGTTTAATAAAACGTTTTCAACCACCAAAGGCATGGTTACAGCTTTTACCCTGGTTGATAGCACCAAACAAATAAAACGCCAGGTTACGCAGGAAGACTATCCTTATTACATCACCAACGTGCAGCAAAACTTTATAGGCGATTTTAAGATAGGCCACTTCCGTAACCGCATTGTTGCCGGTGTTGAGTACTACAACCAAAAAAGTAATAATACCAACGTAACGGTAAATACACCCGCCATCAACTACCTCGACCCCGGCGCGGCTTATAATAGCTTTACTGCCGATAAAGTTTCGACCCTTGTAAATGCTGCTGCACCAAAAGCCGGCGATTATGTGCAAAACAACCAAAGTTCGTACGCAGCCTACGTATCTGATGTGTTTAATATCACAGATCGGTTGAATGCAATGGCCAGCATCCGTTTAGATAGGTTTGTAAACAAAGGCGCTTATACGCCTGCCGATGGCAAAACTACGGGTAACTTTAGTCAAACGGCATGGTCGCCCAAATTTGGTTTGGTTTACCAGGTGGCTAAAGACCAGATCTCACTGTTTGGCAACTACATGAACGGCTTAAATAACGTTACCGGCAGCAGTTTTGATAACACTCCCTTTAAACCGCAATACGCCAACCAATGGGAAGCGGGTATAAAAATTGACGCCTGGGATCATAAGATCAGCTCAACCCTGAGCTATTATGATATTTCGGTAACCAACACCACTATGGTGGATCCGGATCACCCGGCTTTTAACATCCAGGCAGGTACCCAATTGAGCAAAGGTTTTGAAGCCGAATTAATTGCCAACCCGGTTAGCGGCTTTAACATCATTGCAGGCTTTGCCTACAACAACAGCAAAATAACCAAAGGCGATGCCAGTGTTGAAGGTTTACGCCCGGCCAACGCGGGTCCGGCGCGTTTAGCCAACCTTTGGATGAGCTATCGTATTACTCATGGCGCGGTACAGGGCCTGGGATTTGGCGTGGGCGGTAACTATGGTTCTGATTCGTATCAAACCAATACCAAAACATTCAAATTCACCATACCATCGTACACCACGGTTGATGCTACGGTATTTTACGATCAGCCTAAATACCGTATCGGCTTTAAGCTGGATAACTTAACCAACGAAAAATACTGGAGCTTCAGGTTGGCACCGCAAAATCCAACAAGAGGCACGCTGAGCATGAGTGTGAAGTTTTAA
- a CDS encoding helix-turn-helix domain-containing protein yields the protein MITTNIELFLDYCQRFYERQFITRDNVNKGILEKFETLLNEYFQSDKPQTIGLPSVAYCADQFNISANYFGDLVKKETGKSAHEYIQAKVIDMAKEKIFDNSKSVSQIAYELGFKYPQHFSRLFKQCVGYAPNEYRVLN from the coding sequence TTGATCACAACCAATATCGAGTTGTTCCTGGATTACTGCCAGCGCTTTTACGAACGCCAGTTCATTACCCGCGACAATGTAAACAAAGGCATCCTCGAAAAATTTGAAACCCTGCTCAATGAATATTTCCAGTCGGACAAACCTCAAACCATCGGCCTGCCATCGGTAGCTTACTGTGCCGATCAGTTCAATATCTCGGCCAACTACTTCGGCGACCTGGTGAAAAAAGAAACAGGCAAATCAGCTCATGAATACATCCAGGCCAAAGTGATTGATATGGCCAAAGAAAAGATTTTTGATAACAGTAAATCGGTAAGCCAGATAGCTTATGAGCTTGGCTTTAAATATCCGCAGCATTTTAGCAGGCTGTTTAAGCAATGTGTGGGGTATGCGCCTAATGAGTATAGGGTTTTGAATTAG
- a CDS encoding SDR family NAD(P)-dependent oxidoreductase, with product METKNKIALVTGGSRGLGKDMALNLAKKGLDVIVTYNSQQGEAEKVVAEIQQGDQKAAALQLNVGDLKSFSAFSDQLKDVLQNTFGTDHFDYLVNNAGIGGYTPIADVSEETFDELLNIHFKGVYFLTQKMLPLLNNNGGIVNISSGLTRVSVPNSSVYASLKGAVEVFTRYLAKELGAKGIRANTVAPGAVLTDFGGGHLRNDENLQKIVSSMTALGRPGVAEDIGGVVAFLCTEDARWVNGQRIEVSGGMLV from the coding sequence ATGGAAACTAAAAATAAAATAGCCCTGGTAACCGGCGGCAGCCGCGGCCTGGGTAAAGACATGGCATTAAACCTGGCCAAAAAAGGATTGGATGTAATTGTTACCTATAACAGCCAGCAAGGCGAGGCCGAAAAGGTGGTAGCGGAGATACAGCAAGGCGACCAAAAAGCCGCGGCCCTGCAGTTAAACGTAGGCGATTTAAAAAGCTTTTCCGCTTTTTCAGATCAATTGAAAGATGTGCTGCAAAACACTTTCGGTACCGATCATTTTGATTACCTGGTTAATAACGCAGGGATTGGTGGCTATACCCCTATTGCCGATGTTAGCGAAGAAACATTTGATGAGCTATTGAACATTCACTTTAAAGGCGTTTATTTTTTAACCCAGAAAATGCTGCCGCTTTTAAATAATAATGGCGGAATTGTTAATATTTCATCTGGCTTAACCCGTGTTAGTGTACCTAACTCATCAGTTTATGCCTCATTAAAAGGTGCGGTTGAAGTGTTTACCCGTTACCTGGCCAAAGAACTGGGTGCAAAAGGCATCAGGGCCAATACTGTTGCCCCCGGAGCCGTGTTAACTGATTTTGGCGGAGGGCACCTGCGCAATGATGAAAACCTGCAAAAAATAGTGAGCAGCATGACGGCCCTTGGTCGCCCGGGCGTAGCCGAAGATATTGGCGGCGTAGTTGCTTTTTTATGTACTGAAGACGCGCGTTGGGTTAACGGCCAGCGTATAGAGGTATCGGGCGGGATGCTGGTATAA
- the prfH gene encoding peptide chain release factor H translates to MKKMMIQITSGKGPAECCRVVACVQSLMMKQAKKQNINLQVLENKPAELNGTLLSATMMAEGDSLDAFITEWTGTIQWIAQSPYRKYHKRKNWFVGIAAFDIKELMQWNPKDVKLETCRASGPGGQNVNKVETAVRGTHIPSGLQVLAMDSRSQLENKKLCLARLEAKIMVWQTEQLMVQQQSQWQEHNMLERGNPVKTIKAELY, encoded by the coding sequence ATGAAAAAGATGATGATCCAGATTACATCAGGCAAAGGCCCGGCAGAGTGCTGCCGGGTTGTTGCCTGCGTACAAAGCCTGATGATGAAACAGGCTAAAAAGCAAAATATCAACCTGCAGGTATTGGAAAACAAACCCGCCGAACTGAATGGCACACTACTTTCTGCAACCATGATGGCCGAGGGCGATAGCCTTGATGCTTTTATTACCGAATGGACAGGCACCATCCAATGGATAGCGCAAAGCCCTTACCGCAAATACCACAAGCGTAAAAACTGGTTTGTAGGCATAGCTGCTTTTGATATAAAAGAGCTGATGCAATGGAACCCCAAAGATGTAAAGCTGGAAACCTGCCGGGCATCGGGCCCAGGAGGGCAAAATGTTAACAAGGTGGAGACAGCGGTTAGGGGCACGCACATCCCATCGGGTTTACAGGTGCTGGCAATGGATAGCCGCTCGCAACTGGAAAATAAAAAGCTGTGCCTGGCCCGGTTGGAGGCTAAGATCATGGTTTGGCAAACGGAGCAGTTGATGGTGCAACAGCAAAGCCAATGGCAGGAGCACAATATGTTGGAGCGGGGAAACCCGGTTAAAACTATTAAGGCAGAGTTGTATTAG
- a CDS encoding polynucleotide kinase-phosphatase, protein MSTNKTIQIPELSLVILMGATGSGKSSFARRHFKATEIVSSDTCRGLVSDDENNQAASADAFALARYIAGMRLKNGLLTVVDATNVQEDARKDWINLAREYHCLPVAIILNMPEKVCAQRNALRPDRNFGAHVIPQHISQLKRSFKKLKSEGFRHIIELRSPEEVEAITGIVRDPLYNNKKQEAGPLDIIGDVHGCYDELAQLLTKLGYQNNATTWAHPEGRKAVFVGDLVDRGPKTPEVLKLVMDMTASGNAYCVPGNHDIKLVRWLNGKNVQVKHGLQETIDQLSLETPEFRDEVKRFLDNLVSHYVFDGGKLVVAHAGLKENMHGRGSGAVREFCYYGETTGEIDEFGLPVRLNWASEYTGKAMVVYGHTPVPEAQWLNNTIDIDTGCVFGGSLTALRYPERELVGVKAAKVYCVPVKPLDHGKATAANLTLQQENDVVLDIAEFTGRQIVETRLGNNITIREENAIAALEVMSRFAINPKWLMYLPPTMSPSKTSILDDYLEFPDEAFDYYKAAGINKVVCQEKHMGSRAVVIVGRDENAISKAFGITGEGIGTVYTRTGRAFFNDKETEQALLQRLNGALNTSGFYDQFKTDWVCLDTELMPWNAKAQTLLQSQYASVGSAAVNALNDVNAALKQLAERDANGQALLDEYSSRAQEAGQFVAAYQQYCWEVKSIDDYKLAPFHILASEGKLWTSENHEWHMEQIKKICNADTAILLATPYKIVELDNAADVQNATEWWLNLTGKGGEGMVVKPYNFIEKDGKGLIQPAIKIRGREYLRIIYGPEYTAPENLERLKQRGLNAKRGMAMREFALGIEGLQRFTDKEPLRRVHKCVFGVLAMESEAVDPRL, encoded by the coding sequence ATGTCGACCAATAAAACTATACAAATACCCGAACTATCATTGGTAATACTGATGGGAGCCACCGGTTCGGGCAAATCATCATTCGCACGCAGACATTTTAAGGCTACGGAGATAGTATCGTCCGATACCTGCCGCGGTTTGGTTAGCGACGATGAAAATAACCAGGCCGCATCGGCCGATGCCTTCGCGTTGGCCCGGTATATTGCCGGGATGCGCTTAAAAAACGGTTTGCTAACCGTTGTTGATGCCACCAACGTTCAGGAAGATGCCCGGAAAGACTGGATAAACCTGGCCCGCGAATACCATTGCCTTCCGGTAGCCATTATACTCAACATGCCCGAAAAGGTATGCGCCCAGCGCAACGCCCTGCGGCCCGACCGTAATTTTGGCGCACACGTAATCCCCCAGCATATCTCTCAATTAAAGCGCAGTTTTAAAAAACTGAAGTCTGAGGGTTTCCGTCATATCATTGAGTTGCGATCGCCCGAAGAGGTGGAGGCCATAACCGGCATTGTGCGCGATCCGCTATACAACAACAAAAAGCAGGAGGCCGGTCCGCTGGATATTATTGGCGACGTGCATGGCTGTTATGATGAACTGGCCCAACTTTTAACCAAACTTGGTTATCAGAATAATGCTACCACCTGGGCGCATCCAGAAGGCAGAAAGGCTGTTTTTGTTGGCGATTTGGTTGACCGGGGTCCTAAAACACCCGAAGTGCTGAAACTGGTTATGGACATGACAGCGTCAGGCAATGCTTACTGCGTACCCGGCAACCACGATATTAAACTGGTGCGCTGGCTTAACGGTAAAAACGTGCAGGTAAAGCACGGCCTGCAGGAAACCATTGATCAGCTCAGCCTCGAAACTCCTGAGTTTAGGGATGAGGTAAAGCGATTTTTAGATAACCTTGTGAGCCATTATGTTTTTGACGGCGGCAAGCTGGTGGTTGCCCATGCCGGGTTGAAGGAAAACATGCATGGCCGCGGTTCAGGCGCAGTTCGGGAGTTTTGTTATTATGGCGAAACCACGGGCGAGATTGATGAATTTGGCTTACCCGTGCGCCTTAACTGGGCAAGCGAGTACACCGGCAAGGCTATGGTAGTTTACGGGCATACGCCGGTGCCCGAAGCGCAATGGCTCAACAATACTATCGATATTGATACCGGCTGCGTATTTGGCGGTTCATTAACTGCCCTGCGTTATCCCGAACGTGAGTTGGTTGGGGTAAAGGCCGCAAAAGTTTATTGCGTACCTGTAAAACCTTTAGATCATGGCAAAGCAACAGCAGCTAATCTCACCCTGCAACAGGAAAATGATGTAGTGCTCGACATTGCCGAATTTACCGGCAGGCAGATAGTTGAAACAAGGCTGGGCAATAACATTACCATTCGCGAAGAAAACGCCATTGCCGCCTTGGAGGTAATGAGCCGCTTTGCTATCAATCCAAAATGGCTGATGTATTTGCCGCCAACCATGAGTCCTTCAAAAACAAGTATCCTGGATGATTACCTCGAGTTTCCGGATGAGGCTTTTGATTATTACAAAGCCGCGGGGATTAACAAAGTAGTTTGCCAGGAAAAACACATGGGCTCAAGGGCAGTAGTTATTGTTGGGCGCGATGAAAATGCCATCAGTAAAGCATTCGGTATTACCGGTGAAGGTATTGGCACTGTTTACACCCGCACCGGCAGGGCGTTTTTTAATGATAAAGAAACCGAGCAGGCTTTGTTACAGCGGCTTAATGGGGCTCTCAATACATCCGGCTTTTATGATCAGTTTAAAACCGATTGGGTTTGTCTGGATACCGAACTAATGCCATGGAATGCTAAAGCGCAAACACTGTTACAATCGCAATATGCATCGGTGGGCAGCGCGGCTGTAAACGCTCTGAATGATGTGAACGCGGCGTTGAAACAATTAGCCGAACGTGATGCTAACGGGCAGGCCCTGTTAGATGAATATAGTTCAAGGGCGCAGGAAGCCGGACAGTTTGTCGCCGCTTACCAGCAATATTGCTGGGAGGTTAAAAGCATTGATGATTATAAACTGGCCCCTTTCCACATCCTGGCATCCGAAGGTAAACTATGGACAAGCGAAAACCACGAGTGGCACATGGAACAGATCAAAAAGATCTGCAATGCCGATACTGCAATACTGCTGGCAACTCCTTATAAAATAGTAGAACTGGATAATGCCGCCGATGTGCAGAACGCCACCGAATGGTGGCTAAACTTAACCGGTAAAGGCGGCGAGGGCATGGTTGTGAAACCTTATAATTTTATTGAAAAGGATGGTAAAGGCTTAATTCAGCCTGCAATAAAGATCAGGGGGCGCGAGTATCTGCGGATCATTTACGGTCCGGAATATACGGCACCCGAAAACCTGGAACGCCTTAAACAACGCGGCCTAAACGCCAAACGCGGCATGGCCATGCGCGAATTCGCCTTGGGTATTGAAGGCTTGCAGCGTTTTACTGATAAGGAACCTTTAAGGCGGGTGCATAAATGTGTGTTTGGGGTTTTGGCTATGGAAAGTGAGGCGGTGGATCCGAGGCTGTAA
- a CDS encoding RtcB family protein: protein MGNLRTKDLSKIGYHNDQLRSLVIGIASKNFKHHSKQQLLDLLVEIKNNPEAFLDDELTAKIAQKVIGKVDGPAFKAYELRDEPVFCKTYGGKGIETSAKKQMELANLLPVSVQGALMPDAHMGFGLPIGGVLATDNSVIPYAVGMDIGCRMALSIIDESDGFLKRFDYQIKQALKNHTHFGMEGGLDARQEHEVLDNKLFYEMQLLRPLHSKAVRQLGTSGNGNHFVEFGEIELLADNTLGLPAKKYTALLSHSGSRGLGSAIARHFTQIAMNTCKLPRHAQQLAWLDLNTEAGQEYWLAMTLAGDYAKACHERIHANLLKALGLQALHTVENHHNFAWKDTLANGKEVIVHRKGATPAHQGELGIIPGSMTTSAYLVAGKGVGDALYSASHGAGRAMSRQKAKDSMTVSAMKKLLSGAGVTLIGGTVEENPLAYKDIETVIAAQHDLIDIQGKFFPRIVRMNKE from the coding sequence ATGGGCAATTTAAGAACAAAAGATTTAAGTAAAATAGGCTATCATAATGACCAGCTGCGAAGCCTGGTGATTGGCATCGCCTCAAAAAACTTTAAACACCACAGCAAGCAGCAACTGCTTGACCTGTTGGTGGAAATAAAAAACAACCCGGAAGCTTTTCTGGATGATGAGCTTACCGCCAAAATTGCGCAGAAAGTAATTGGCAAGGTAGATGGACCTGCGTTTAAAGCGTATGAACTGCGTGATGAGCCCGTATTTTGCAAAACCTACGGCGGCAAAGGCATCGAAACATCGGCCAAAAAACAAATGGAACTGGCCAACCTTTTGCCGGTAAGCGTACAGGGCGCGTTGATGCCCGATGCACATATGGGTTTCGGGCTGCCTATAGGCGGTGTACTGGCTACTGATAACTCGGTGATCCCGTACGCGGTAGGGATGGATATTGGCTGCAGGATGGCGTTATCTATTATTGATGAAAGCGATGGCTTTTTGAAACGTTTCGATTATCAGATTAAGCAGGCCCTGAAAAATCATACCCATTTCGGTATGGAAGGAGGCCTGGATGCAAGACAGGAGCATGAGGTGCTGGATAATAAGTTATTTTACGAAATGCAATTATTAAGGCCCCTGCACAGCAAGGCGGTAAGGCAGTTAGGTACATCAGGCAATGGCAATCATTTTGTTGAGTTTGGTGAGATAGAACTGTTGGCAGATAATACTTTAGGCTTACCTGCTAAAAAGTATACAGCATTATTAAGCCACTCGGGTAGCCGGGGATTAGGCTCGGCCATAGCAAGGCATTTTACGCAAATAGCCATGAACACCTGTAAACTGCCCCGCCATGCGCAGCAACTGGCCTGGCTTGATTTAAACACCGAGGCGGGCCAGGAATACTGGCTGGCGATGACCCTGGCCGGCGATTATGCCAAAGCCTGCCACGAGCGTATCCACGCCAACCTGCTAAAAGCGCTGGGTCTACAGGCTTTGCACACGGTTGAAAACCATCACAATTTTGCTTGGAAGGATACATTGGCTAACGGTAAAGAAGTGATAGTGCACCGCAAGGGAGCAACCCCGGCACACCAGGGCGAGCTGGGCATTATTCCCGGCAGCATGACCACATCGGCTTACCTTGTAGCGGGCAAGGGAGTGGGCGATGCTTTGTATTCGGCGTCGCATGGCGCGGGCCGGGCCATGAGCAGGCAGAAGGCTAAGGACAGCATGACCGTTTCGGCCATGAAAAAGCTGCTGAGCGGCGCGGGAGTTACGCTGATTGGTGGCACTGTTGAGGAAAACCCATTAGCCTATAAGGATATCGAAACTGTAATTGCCGCCCAGCACGACTTGATTGACATACAAGGCAAATTTTTTCCGCGGATTGTACGAATGAATAAGGAGTAG